A single genomic interval of Verrucomicrobiota bacterium harbors:
- a CDS encoding sulfatase — protein sequence MWFRSVLKGCTAAFLLVSLVARASEESRPNIVWIFSDDHTYQAIGAYGGILAEVDPTPNLDQLAAEGMRFDKSYVENSICAPARATLLTGKFSHVHGKFDNHNRFDHNQQQFQKILQQNGYQTAMIGKIHLAGKMQGFDYWEVLPGQGSYYQPEFITEEGRETYEGYVADIITEKSIDWLENKRDPNEPFMLMVHHKATHRTWKPAPRHVGLFDDITLPEPETLFDDYSNRGVAAAGQDMTIARTMRPQTDLKLRTAADIAAGDKKFSGRNKLPGGEEGAYFRMTPKQREIWNAAYDPRNQAFFDANLEEGSEDWVRWRYQRYVKDYLRTGMSIDESVGEIVEYLKESGLDQNTIVLYSSDQGFYLGEHGWFDKRFMYEESFRTPLIVKWPGLTQQGSVNSDLVQNIDFAPTFLDLAGAPIPDDMQGESLVPLFKNETPENWRDSVYYHYYEYPGIHDVRRHEGVFDGRWKLIRFYGPDVPNGEEWELFDTVNDPNELTSVYSNPENAPQVSRLTDQLHFLKEKYDVPD from the coding sequence ATGTGGTTTCGAAGTGTTTTGAAAGGCTGCACAGCCGCGTTCTTGTTGGTCTCTCTGGTTGCGCGTGCCTCTGAGGAATCCCGACCGAACATCGTCTGGATCTTTTCCGACGATCACACGTATCAGGCAATTGGTGCTTATGGCGGTATCTTAGCCGAGGTTGATCCCACTCCGAATCTCGACCAGCTCGCTGCCGAGGGCATGCGATTCGACAAGAGTTACGTTGAAAACTCGATCTGTGCCCCTGCCCGGGCCACTCTCCTCACCGGCAAATTCAGCCACGTCCACGGGAAGTTCGACAACCACAATCGATTCGACCACAACCAGCAGCAGTTTCAGAAAATCCTTCAGCAAAACGGCTATCAAACGGCAATGATCGGGAAGATCCATCTCGCCGGGAAGATGCAGGGTTTCGACTATTGGGAGGTTCTGCCAGGACAAGGTTCTTACTACCAACCCGAATTCATCACTGAGGAAGGAAGGGAAACCTACGAAGGCTATGTAGCGGATATTATCACCGAGAAGTCCATCGATTGGCTCGAAAACAAGCGGGATCCAAATGAACCGTTTATGTTGATGGTTCATCACAAGGCCACTCACCGTACCTGGAAGCCTGCACCGCGGCACGTCGGCCTGTTTGATGACATCACCCTTCCGGAGCCGGAAACACTTTTCGATGACTACTCCAATCGAGGGGTAGCTGCCGCAGGGCAGGACATGACCATCGCCCGGACTATGCGCCCGCAGACAGATCTGAAACTCCGGACAGCTGCTGATATCGCCGCCGGGGATAAAAAGTTCTCGGGGAGAAACAAGCTTCCCGGAGGTGAAGAAGGAGCCTATTTCCGGATGACGCCCAAACAACGGGAGATTTGGAATGCAGCCTACGACCCGCGGAACCAAGCTTTTTTCGACGCAAATCTCGAAGAAGGAAGTGAGGATTGGGTTCGCTGGCGCTATCAACGATACGTCAAGGATTACCTCCGCACCGGCATGAGTATCGATGAAAGCGTGGGAGAGATTGTCGAATACTTGAAAGAGTCCGGACTCGATCAGAACACGATTGTCCTGTATTCCTCGGATCAGGGATTTTATCTGGGCGAACACGGCTGGTTCGACAAACGCTTTATGTATGAAGAGTCCTTTCGGACCCCCTTGATTGTAAAGTGGCCGGGTTTAACTCAGCAAGGGAGCGTCAACTCTGATCTGGTTCAGAACATCGATTTTGCTCCAACCTTTTTGGATTTGGCTGGTGCGCCCATCCCCGATGACATGCAGGGCGAAAGCCTGGTCCCCTTGTTCAAGAATGAAACTCCCGAAAACTGGCGGGACTCGGTCTACTATCATTACTACGAGTATCCGGGAATCCACGACGTTCGCCGTCATGAGGGAGTGTTCGATGGTCGCTGGAAACTCATTCGTTTTTACGGTCCTGATGTACCGAACGGAGAGGAATGGGAGCTTTTCGATACCGTAAACGATCCCAATGAACTGACCAGCGTCTACAGCAATCCCGAGAACGCTCCTCAAGTTTCTCGGCTCACTGATCAGCTTCATTTTCTCAAAGAAAAATATGACGTCCCCGATTAG
- a CDS encoding sulfatase: MFPKSLIFFCSTFGFSGFAYSSDSAEESAPPNVLFIISDDLNTALSGYGHPQVNTPNLDKLAESGVSFTNAYCQFPLCGPSRASLFSGLYPEKTGILKNNVSLADEIVSLPQHFADHGYWSARVGKIYHMDIPHDVIMGTDGADHAPSWDEKHNIRSLETFHPGLVSNVTAPPTVQLYPELRDQWDQDTLNLKAVKQLRGQHSWVIVQSTERDEELADSLATDKAISILKERAEDKQPFFLAVGLVRPHFPFVAPKADFDDYPVEAMEIPEVLPGQLENVPPQALSRDLKIGQRERQEILQAYYACITYMDRQVGRLVESVDQLGLRDNTIIVFVSDHGYLLGEHLSWKKKLLWEEATRVPLIISAPGMENPGKHSDHLVELVDLYPTLTALANLPEQSAVQGLNLEPLLSDPTDGTLERKDAFTQTATSYGLRQGKWAYMWYPKVRKNPEGFTLYDMEKDPNQRYNLATNPEFDPIRSDLHVRLLERIDLAKK; the protein is encoded by the coding sequence ATGTTTCCGAAGTCCTTAATTTTTTTCTGCAGCACCTTTGGGTTTAGCGGATTCGCCTACTCTTCTGACTCTGCCGAAGAGTCCGCTCCTCCCAACGTCCTTTTCATTATTTCGGACGACCTGAATACCGCTTTGAGCGGGTATGGGCATCCACAGGTCAATACTCCAAACCTCGACAAACTCGCGGAATCCGGGGTGAGCTTCACGAATGCTTACTGCCAGTTTCCGCTCTGCGGCCCTTCTCGCGCTTCGCTCTTCTCGGGCCTTTATCCGGAAAAAACCGGCATCCTCAAAAACAACGTCAGCCTAGCCGACGAGATTGTCAGCCTACCTCAGCATTTTGCGGACCATGGCTACTGGAGTGCCCGTGTAGGGAAGATCTATCACATGGACATCCCGCACGATGTGATCATGGGCACCGATGGTGCGGACCACGCGCCTTCGTGGGACGAGAAACACAATATTCGTTCACTGGAAACCTTTCACCCGGGTCTCGTATCCAATGTAACTGCGCCCCCGACCGTGCAGCTCTACCCGGAGTTACGCGATCAATGGGACCAGGACACCTTGAATCTAAAAGCAGTCAAACAGCTGAGAGGTCAGCACAGTTGGGTGATTGTCCAAAGCACGGAAAGAGATGAAGAACTCGCCGACTCCCTCGCAACCGACAAAGCGATCTCTATTCTCAAAGAACGCGCCGAAGACAAGCAGCCTTTCTTCCTCGCCGTCGGGCTCGTCCGCCCCCACTTCCCTTTCGTGGCACCGAAAGCAGATTTTGATGACTATCCAGTTGAGGCGATGGAGATACCGGAAGTTTTGCCCGGCCAGCTGGAGAATGTCCCGCCACAGGCGTTAAGCCGAGACCTCAAGATTGGTCAGAGAGAGCGGCAGGAGATTCTCCAGGCCTACTACGCGTGCATCACCTACATGGACCGACAGGTGGGCCGCCTCGTGGAGAGCGTCGATCAGCTTGGACTGCGGGACAACACCATCATCGTCTTCGTTTCTGATCACGGTTATCTCCTCGGAGAACATCTCTCATGGAAGAAGAAACTTCTTTGGGAGGAAGCTACCCGTGTTCCTCTGATCATCTCTGCGCCGGGAATGGAGAATCCCGGAAAGCACTCGGATCACCTCGTAGAACTCGTCGATCTCTACCCCACACTGACCGCACTTGCTAACTTGCCAGAGCAATCCGCAGTTCAAGGCCTAAACCTCGAACCTCTGCTATCCGATCCGACGGACGGGACTCTTGAGCGGAAAGATGCTTTCACCCAAACTGCAACCAGCTACGGCCTTCGCCAAGGCAAGTGGGCTTACATGTGGTATCCGAAGGTCCGTAAAAACCCAGAGGGTTTTACACTCTACGACATGGAGAAGGACCCTAACCAACGCTACAACTTGGCCACCAACCCCGAGTTTGATCCGATTCGCTCGGATTTACACGTGCGTCTCCTCGAGCGAATCGATCTGGCGAAAAAGTAA
- a CDS encoding DUF5060 domain-containing protein gives MTSPIRFFATAAIAAAIFGPSTSANPVAGAFLESSGLVIFDVEAMDPVAPWSEETSVNGFLGTSFFRGTEDHFNNPGQGVIAYPVYISNAGRYQLQWRSRIMLGDNTTEHNDSFARLTDASGTPVDPASNDNDPTGDWYKVYMNTTGWSWQTSNKDNDARSLSWDLQANTLYYLEIAVRSNHHAVDRIGLWDQDLYNLANETTGKNPNDSALDALSLSAQQAATLPEVRITSPINGTTGTAPADFTVTAEASDPNGTISQVEFFLDGQSAGIDAATPYSISLSDLAVGTYRLEVVATDNDANTTRSEAVEVEVGTPVTSGLLSGELQKWHKVTLTFNGPNSSETADPNPFTDYRMDVVFTGPSSQTYTVPGYFAADGNAANTGANSGDKWRVHFAPDKVGEWSYVVSFVTGTNVATDELVSGTPVSFDGATGSFTITASDKTGRDLRGKGRLEYVGGHYLQFADGGEYFLKQGPDSPENFLSYTDFDGSFKTDGNYNTGTFGLEASSIKTWSPHAADWETGDPTWGQLDGVAGTYGKNIIGAVNYLASEGLNSFSFLTFNIEGDDKNVFVYADYTERDRLDVSRLDQWEILFEHGTQQGFFLHFKTQETENDLLLDGGELGNQRKLYYRELIARFGHHLALNWNLGEENDVWRADELNDPTQTRVKSYAQFFSDNDPYGHHIVIHTYPNDTDEVYGPLLGAASELTGASVQRNNSNFSDVHNEIKKWVEDSATAGKPWAVACDEPGDAENALRPDSNAGNSHRNARRRALWGTLLAGGYGNEWYFGYGFPNSDLTLQDFRSRDEWWDYCRYALEFFEKSEVPFWEMVNDNSLQNNALYCFYKRGESYIVFDENGQGATLDLSGQSGDFTVRWYDPRNGGDLQTSNVTTVTGGSANISLGQAPNTTNQDWVILITKARKVAYIYGDVSEAGDVPSGAEDPYDQMLLTDSGNTGLSLFKTMVEGEDYTIEQYYDATTTLDAAFLDQFEVIIFGLHQKLWSSTEKSALDTWLRAGGGLLIYSDSASGGRFNVVGAQNPVGQSVVNNLISQYGMEVTVDQGNGVKQATAGITASHPITTSTVGLVLEGEGVSPVAVDPNGSAIRLIPYENEPIPFQQNLTINNPDFAALALAEVGSGNVLALFDRQPLWNNGPGSDIEEEDNEELLRRIINFLMDPDDSGESPIALISATPLTGESPLFVQFDGSGSAASTGATITSYSWDFENDGINDATGATVSHTYTTAGTFTAKLTVIDDTTALSTSTVSIVVSSQEPFGNNGNPWPVPGRIEAEDFDIGGEGIAYNDADPGNNGDSSYRSGENVDLQNSGGTDSGSINVGWTTSGDWMEYTVDVAEAGTYTLDLRVGSDPGGASARLLSDGTELFGNLSIASTGGWQTYITATSPEFTLSSGIQVIRLEFPSGGVNVNWIEFKRVTTDFTDFISGYPSLSGNDALPNADPDQDRLVSVLEQWLISDPTLATSRNVPEVFTDGSQLHVRFTYDASVTGSTLIYETSNDLVTWDQKVLLPEWITEDGDLRHVDIVYDLSSNPDSFHRLSVVE, from the coding sequence ATGACTTCTCCAATCCGTTTCTTTGCCACCGCCGCTATAGCCGCTGCTATTTTTGGACCGTCGACCAGCGCGAATCCGGTAGCAGGCGCATTCCTTGAATCCAGTGGACTGGTCATCTTCGACGTCGAGGCGATGGATCCCGTTGCACCTTGGTCCGAAGAGACTTCGGTAAACGGGTTTCTGGGAACCAGCTTCTTTCGCGGCACCGAAGACCATTTCAACAATCCGGGACAGGGCGTAATCGCTTATCCCGTCTACATTTCCAACGCGGGCCGCTATCAGCTTCAGTGGCGCAGCCGAATCATGTTGGGCGATAACACGACTGAACATAATGATTCCTTTGCCCGCTTAACCGATGCGAGCGGCACACCCGTTGATCCTGCCAGCAATGACAATGACCCAACCGGCGATTGGTATAAGGTATACATGAACACGACGGGATGGAGCTGGCAGACTTCAAACAAAGACAATGACGCTCGTTCACTCTCCTGGGACCTCCAGGCAAACACGCTCTACTATCTCGAAATTGCCGTTCGCTCGAATCATCACGCGGTAGATCGGATCGGCCTTTGGGATCAGGATCTTTACAACCTGGCCAACGAGACTACTGGCAAGAACCCAAACGACTCCGCCTTGGATGCCTTGTCGTTGTCTGCCCAGCAAGCCGCCACGCTTCCAGAAGTTAGAATCACCTCACCCATCAATGGGACGACGGGAACAGCCCCGGCTGACTTCACTGTAACTGCGGAGGCAAGCGATCCGAATGGGACCATCAGCCAGGTTGAGTTTTTCCTCGATGGACAGTCAGCCGGTATCGACGCTGCTACACCCTATTCAATCAGTCTGAGCGACCTGGCAGTAGGCACCTACCGCCTCGAAGTAGTCGCGACAGACAATGACGCGAATACTACACGATCAGAAGCGGTGGAAGTTGAGGTGGGGACACCCGTAACCAGTGGGCTTCTTAGCGGTGAACTTCAAAAGTGGCACAAAGTTACTCTGACCTTCAATGGTCCCAACAGCAGTGAAACCGCCGATCCCAACCCGTTTACCGATTACCGCATGGATGTCGTTTTTACTGGTCCAAGCAGTCAAACCTACACCGTTCCAGGCTACTTTGCAGCAGACGGTAACGCTGCAAATACAGGAGCGAACAGCGGCGACAAATGGCGGGTTCACTTTGCCCCTGATAAGGTCGGTGAGTGGTCCTACGTCGTCAGTTTCGTTACTGGGACAAACGTTGCAACAGACGAATTAGTCAGTGGAACTCCGGTCAGCTTTGACGGAGCAACCGGTAGCTTCACCATTACCGCCAGCGACAAAACGGGACGGGACCTCCGAGGAAAAGGGCGCCTTGAATATGTAGGTGGACATTACCTTCAGTTTGCCGACGGCGGTGAGTATTTTTTGAAGCAGGGACCCGATTCACCGGAGAACTTTCTCTCCTACACCGACTTCGACGGCTCCTTCAAGACCGATGGCAACTACAACACGGGGACCTTCGGTTTGGAGGCATCTTCGATCAAGACCTGGTCGCCACACGCTGCAGACTGGGAGACTGGTGATCCAACTTGGGGCCAACTGGACGGAGTGGCTGGCACTTACGGAAAGAACATCATTGGTGCCGTGAACTACCTCGCTTCCGAGGGTCTGAATTCCTTTTCGTTTCTGACCTTCAATATCGAGGGCGATGATAAGAATGTATTCGTCTACGCCGACTACACAGAAAGAGATCGGCTCGACGTCTCCCGCTTGGACCAGTGGGAAATCCTCTTTGAGCACGGCACCCAGCAAGGGTTTTTTCTTCACTTTAAGACTCAGGAGACCGAAAACGATCTCCTGCTCGACGGAGGAGAGCTCGGTAACCAACGAAAGCTCTACTACCGTGAGTTGATCGCACGATTTGGCCATCATCTCGCTCTCAACTGGAATTTGGGCGAGGAAAATGATGTGTGGCGGGCCGACGAATTGAACGACCCGACCCAGACGAGGGTGAAATCCTATGCGCAGTTCTTTTCCGACAACGACCCCTACGGTCACCACATCGTCATCCATACTTATCCGAACGATACCGATGAGGTTTACGGACCTCTCCTCGGAGCTGCATCGGAATTGACCGGAGCCTCAGTCCAAAGAAACAACTCGAACTTTTCGGACGTCCACAACGAAATCAAAAAATGGGTGGAGGATTCAGCGACTGCCGGAAAACCGTGGGCCGTGGCCTGTGATGAGCCCGGCGATGCAGAAAACGCTCTTCGCCCCGACAGCAATGCAGGCAACTCTCATAGGAATGCGAGGCGCAGGGCACTCTGGGGCACGCTGCTGGCGGGGGGTTACGGAAATGAATGGTATTTCGGCTACGGCTTTCCCAATTCTGACCTGACTTTACAGGACTTCAGAAGCCGCGACGAGTGGTGGGACTACTGTCGATACGCATTGGAGTTCTTTGAAAAATCCGAAGTTCCGTTCTGGGAGATGGTCAATGACAACAGTCTGCAGAACAATGCGCTCTACTGCTTCTACAAACGTGGCGAATCCTACATTGTCTTTGACGAAAACGGCCAAGGGGCGACCCTCGATCTATCCGGCCAATCCGGAGATTTCACGGTGCGGTGGTATGATCCACGGAACGGAGGCGATCTTCAGACCAGCAACGTCACCACCGTCACGGGTGGATCGGCAAACATTTCGCTTGGTCAGGCGCCGAACACGACCAATCAGGATTGGGTCATTCTCATCACCAAAGCACGGAAGGTTGCCTACATCTATGGCGATGTTTCTGAAGCAGGCGATGTCCCATCCGGTGCCGAGGATCCCTACGATCAAATGCTTTTAACCGACTCAGGAAACACTGGGTTGTCACTATTCAAGACGATGGTCGAGGGCGAAGACTATACGATCGAGCAATATTACGACGCAACCACCACACTGGACGCCGCTTTTCTTGACCAATTCGAAGTCATTATCTTCGGGCTCCACCAAAAGCTTTGGTCCTCCACGGAGAAATCGGCTTTGGATACCTGGCTGAGAGCCGGTGGAGGCTTGCTGATCTACAGCGACTCTGCTTCGGGCGGTAGGTTCAATGTAGTCGGTGCCCAGAACCCGGTCGGACAAAGTGTGGTCAACAACCTGATCAGCCAGTACGGTATGGAGGTCACTGTCGATCAGGGAAATGGAGTCAAACAAGCCACTGCTGGAATCACTGCAAGCCATCCGATTACTACAAGCACGGTTGGACTCGTTCTCGAAGGGGAAGGAGTTTCTCCGGTGGCGGTCGATCCGAATGGCAGCGCTATTCGCCTGATTCCTTACGAGAATGAACCGATCCCCTTCCAACAGAATCTTACGATCAACAATCCGGACTTTGCAGCTCTGGCACTCGCAGAAGTAGGATCTGGAAACGTCCTCGCCCTCTTTGACCGGCAACCGCTTTGGAACAATGGCCCCGGTTCCGACATTGAAGAGGAAGATAACGAGGAGCTCTTGCGAAGAATCATCAATTTCCTGATGGACCCGGATGATTCTGGCGAGAGTCCGATCGCGTTGATCAGTGCAACCCCCCTTACCGGAGAGTCCCCGCTTTTCGTTCAATTCGATGGATCAGGTTCCGCCGCATCAACGGGGGCAACCATTACGAGTTACTCTTGGGACTTCGAAAATGATGGAATCAACGACGCCACAGGAGCAACCGTCTCCCATACGTACACAACCGCCGGAACGTTCACCGCAAAATTGACTGTGATTGACGACACCACAGCGTTGAGCACCTCCACCGTCTCGATTGTGGTTAGTTCCCAGGAGCCTTTTGGAAACAACGGAAATCCTTGGCCGGTTCCCGGACGCATTGAAGCGGAAGACTTCGACATCGGCGGAGAGGGGATTGCCTACAACGATGCGGATCCCGGCAACAATGGCGACAGTTCTTACCGAAGCGGTGAGAACGTTGATCTACAAAACAGCGGAGGCACTGATAGTGGGTCCATTAATGTCGGTTGGACTACCAGCGGAGATTGGATGGAATACACCGTCGACGTCGCCGAGGCAGGAACTTACACGCTCGATCTAAGAGTTGGGTCTGATCCCGGAGGTGCTTCCGCGAGATTGTTGTCCGACGGCACCGAGCTCTTTGGAAACCTCAGCATTGCTTCAACCGGGGGATGGCAGACCTACATCACAGCAACGAGTCCCGAGTTCACTCTCTCGTCGGGAATTCAGGTGATCCGTCTCGAATTCCCAAGCGGCGGGGTAAATGTGAACTGGATCGAGTTTAAACGGGTCACCACCGACTTCACGGATTTCATTAGCGGTTACCCGTCGCTAAGCGGTAATGATGCCCTTCCGAATGCCGATCCCGACCAAGATCGACTGGTCAGCGTTCTCGAGCAGTGGCTCATTTCCGATCCGACCCTCGCTACAAGCCGCAACGTTCCCGAAGTCTTCACCGATGGCAGCCAACTTCACGTTCGCTTCACCTACGACGCATCCGTGACGGGAAGCACCCTGATTTACGAGACCTCGAACGACCTGGTCACTTGGGACCAGAAAGTTTTGCTGCCGGAATGGATCACCGAGGACGGAGACCTGAGACACGTCGATATTGTTTACGACCTCTCCTCCAATCCCGATAGCTTCCATCGCCTCAGTGTCGTCGAATAG
- a CDS encoding sulfatase/phosphatase domain-containing protein, whose protein sequence is MEILGEQDWWNKVTLYEWGARAPMIIWVPGADGMGQPTKSIMEFIDLYPTLLDFAGLEPPHELSGQTLRPVLDDPQTTIKDAAFTQVTRGDRMGYSVRTDRWRYIEWGKNGEFGSELYDHSKDTGEYFNLTENPEYSSYRKKLSDLLDQSFPSRRNSFH, encoded by the coding sequence TTGGAAATCCTCGGTGAACAAGATTGGTGGAACAAGGTCACTCTTTACGAGTGGGGGGCTCGCGCTCCAATGATCATTTGGGTTCCCGGCGCTGATGGAATGGGGCAGCCAACCAAATCCATCATGGAGTTTATCGATCTCTACCCAACCCTTTTGGATTTTGCAGGTCTGGAGCCCCCGCACGAACTGTCGGGACAAACCCTTCGCCCGGTCTTGGATGACCCACAGACAACGATCAAGGACGCAGCTTTCACCCAAGTGACCCGTGGCGACCGGATGGGCTACAGTGTTCGCACGGACCGGTGGCGCTATATCGAATGGGGTAAAAACGGCGAATTCGGTAGTGAACTATACGATCACAGTAAGGACACCGGGGAGTATTTTAACCTGACCGAAAACCCCGAATACTCTTCCTACCGGAAAAAGCTCAGTGACTTACTCGACCAGAGCTTTCCCAGCCGGAGAAACTCTTTTCACTGA
- a CDS encoding Gfo/Idh/MocA family oxidoreductase: protein MKESRRAFLKRTAAASTGAFLGAPLIVRSDTLGNSKKDAANSRIGIGFIGTGLIATGNHLKNFGSNKAVQPIVVCDVKPEQLLRAQEVLRKKKHPNVPGTADYFEVLENPDVDAVLVATPDHWHAAIAIEAMKRGKDVYVEKPMTLTIEEGKALVEAQEKTQRIVQVGSQQRSTVYFRIAANLVRNGVIGELKEIDCRLGSFPQPPAQEVTGPVPDGFDYDRWLGPTPFFEYSDHRVLGDYSGGWRCYWDYGGRKNGDWGAHHYDIVQWALGRDDTGPVEFLPAGFDGSDFHRFRYADGLTVWRDREPDAEHMIRFTGTDGEILVSRVSIQTSPAELRGFRPGPNDITVEESKNHVRNFLNSVKNRKSTICPSAVGHRTATICHLASIAERLNRPVVWDPVAEQVLGDPEAASMQDRPRRAGYELPQVG from the coding sequence ATGAAGGAATCCCGCCGAGCGTTTCTTAAACGAACTGCTGCTGCATCTACGGGAGCGTTTTTAGGGGCACCTTTGATTGTTCGATCCGATACTCTGGGAAATAGTAAAAAGGACGCGGCGAATTCGCGGATCGGTATTGGGTTTATTGGGACCGGGCTCATCGCTACTGGCAATCACCTTAAGAATTTCGGGTCGAATAAAGCGGTTCAGCCTATCGTGGTCTGTGATGTTAAGCCGGAGCAGCTTCTCCGTGCGCAGGAGGTGTTGCGAAAGAAGAAGCACCCGAATGTTCCCGGGACCGCCGACTATTTTGAAGTGTTGGAAAACCCCGATGTCGATGCTGTGCTCGTGGCTACCCCGGATCATTGGCATGCTGCGATTGCGATCGAGGCCATGAAAAGAGGTAAGGATGTCTACGTTGAAAAACCGATGACCCTCACGATCGAGGAGGGGAAAGCACTGGTTGAGGCACAGGAGAAGACTCAGCGGATTGTCCAGGTCGGATCTCAACAGCGGTCAACGGTGTATTTTCGGATTGCGGCTAACCTCGTGCGAAATGGAGTGATCGGTGAGCTGAAGGAAATTGATTGCCGACTGGGATCGTTTCCTCAACCGCCTGCCCAAGAGGTGACGGGGCCAGTGCCAGACGGATTTGATTATGACCGCTGGCTAGGACCGACTCCTTTTTTCGAGTATTCGGATCATCGGGTTCTAGGGGACTACAGTGGTGGATGGCGTTGTTATTGGGACTACGGAGGTCGAAAAAATGGGGATTGGGGTGCGCACCATTATGACATTGTTCAATGGGCGCTTGGCCGGGATGACACGGGCCCTGTTGAGTTCCTACCCGCGGGTTTTGACGGATCCGATTTTCACCGGTTTCGGTATGCAGACGGGTTGACAGTTTGGCGCGATCGTGAGCCGGACGCTGAACACATGATCCGATTTACTGGCACTGATGGAGAGATTCTCGTGAGCCGTGTTTCGATTCAGACCTCGCCCGCCGAACTCCGGGGATTCCGCCCGGGCCCCAACGACATCACGGTCGAAGAATCAAAAAACCACGTGAGGAATTTTCTGAACTCGGTAAAAAACCGGAAATCTACGATTTGCCCTTCCGCAGTTGGCCACCGCACAGCAACGATCTGTCACCTCGCCTCAATCGCAGAGAGATTGAATCGTCCAGTGGTGTGGGATCCTGTAGCAGAGCAGGTGCTCGGAGATCCTGAGGCGGCATCCATGCAGGATCGACCCCGGAGAGCCGGTTACGAGCTGCCTCAAGTCGGCTAG
- a CDS encoding sugar phosphate isomerase/epimerase family protein, translating to MHSTLRAGRLLWLPFTALLVFGFTRVGADEIHPHYEIGLSMYSLRQLFQSGELHAFDYPDFAKEKFGITKIDVWDGGFPDGWKNDPNFIPELRSRAEAAGSEIFLVMAGIVNATPSADKALERNGLKYKSYVDMAEALGSEYVRVFVKVDNSAPDEESIRRAAVALGALADYALPKGVTIAIEPTPRSTPLGSYLATLVETVDRPNCRLMPDFGKMKGTDFYQGTEDMMPYTVVVSAKGHDFKPDGTQKDFDYPRLMEIVRKAGFTGIVAIEYEGKNLGPVEGVQAMKALLEAGNQ from the coding sequence ATGCATTCTACACTACGTGCCGGCCGATTGCTCTGGCTCCCCTTCACCGCGCTTCTAGTTTTCGGTTTTACAAGGGTTGGGGCAGACGAGATCCATCCTCACTACGAAATTGGTCTGTCGATGTATTCGCTGCGCCAGCTCTTCCAATCCGGTGAGCTTCATGCCTTTGACTACCCTGATTTTGCGAAAGAGAAGTTCGGAATCACAAAAATTGATGTTTGGGATGGCGGGTTTCCCGACGGATGGAAAAACGACCCCAATTTCATTCCGGAATTGAGGAGCAGGGCGGAGGCCGCTGGAAGTGAGATTTTTCTGGTGATGGCAGGAATCGTCAATGCGACTCCTTCGGCCGATAAGGCACTTGAGAGGAATGGTCTCAAATACAAGTCCTATGTCGACATGGCCGAAGCGCTTGGATCGGAGTACGTCAGGGTTTTCGTTAAGGTGGATAACAGCGCTCCGGACGAGGAGTCTATCCGCCGGGCGGCTGTCGCATTGGGTGCCCTCGCAGATTATGCCCTGCCGAAAGGGGTAACAATCGCAATTGAACCCACGCCTCGATCAACGCCCCTGGGCTCCTACCTTGCCACCTTGGTGGAGACGGTCGATCGACCGAACTGCCGACTCATGCCGGATTTTGGGAAAATGAAGGGAACCGATTTTTATCAGGGAACCGAGGACATGATGCCTTACACGGTGGTCGTTTCGGCGAAAGGCCACGATTTCAAGCCGGATGGGACACAGAAAGACTTTGATTATCCCCGATTGATGGAAATTGTCCGCAAAGCCGGATTTACCGGTATCGTTGCCATCGAATACGAAGGGAAGAACCTCGGCCCGGTGGAGGGTGTTCAGGCGATGAAGGCCCTTTTGGAGGCCGGTAATCAGTAG